The following coding sequences are from one Planifilum fulgidum window:
- a CDS encoding sodium:solute symporter family protein — MKPTLVWTGLAVYVAAVVAIALMSRKGMRKELNDYFLARRAMSGVLSALSYGATTYSAFMLVGLAGLTYQGGVGALGFELVYLSGMVLVVYFGPRFWMAGKKYGYVTPSEMLGDRYESRAVAVVTAVASCLFLIPYSSVQLAGVGYLLSGMSGGSVSFTAGALIATVLAIALALIAGIRSVAWTDAFQALIMIVTSVGVVWVVAQGLGGFDSLFSALERDYPEWLTVPGNGFFSFATFLGLTLPWFFFSISNPQVSQRLFMLSSLAEMRRMLLLFLGYGLIYTLVAILWGFSALVQSPDLENPDLATPTLLSSPLVPPVLGVIVMIGILAAAISTIDSILLTLSSLVARDVYGNLGRKESSAQQLRVGRWVIPLIALLAYGFAELQLDLIAVLSVSSSAGLLVMVPAIVGAFFWRRGTAAGVLSSVVVGGLLVIFLELTRIKPLGLASGIWGLAASTLLFVVVSLVTEAPAAKAERFVGDIRRWIREKGAF, encoded by the coding sequence GCGCTCAGCTACGGCGCGACGACCTACAGCGCCTTCATGCTGGTGGGGTTGGCCGGCCTCACCTATCAGGGAGGAGTGGGGGCGCTGGGATTTGAGCTGGTGTACTTGTCCGGAATGGTGCTGGTGGTTTATTTCGGCCCCCGATTCTGGATGGCGGGAAAAAAGTACGGCTATGTGACCCCTTCGGAGATGCTGGGGGACCGTTATGAAAGCCGGGCGGTGGCCGTCGTGACGGCCGTTGCCAGCTGCCTCTTTCTCATTCCCTACAGTTCGGTTCAGCTGGCGGGGGTGGGTTACCTCTTGTCGGGAATGAGCGGCGGATCCGTTTCCTTCACCGCCGGGGCGTTGATCGCAACGGTGCTGGCCATCGCGCTGGCCCTGATTGCGGGAATCCGCTCCGTCGCCTGGACGGATGCCTTTCAGGCGCTGATCATGATCGTCACTTCCGTCGGCGTCGTCTGGGTTGTCGCCCAGGGATTGGGCGGCTTTGACAGTCTGTTTTCCGCCCTGGAGCGCGATTATCCCGAATGGCTGACGGTGCCGGGGAACGGCTTTTTCAGCTTCGCCACCTTTCTGGGGCTCACCTTGCCCTGGTTCTTTTTCAGCATTTCCAATCCCCAGGTGAGCCAGCGCCTGTTTATGCTGTCCTCCCTGGCGGAGATGCGCCGAATGCTTCTTCTCTTTCTCGGATACGGCCTCATCTATACCCTGGTGGCCATTTTGTGGGGCTTTTCGGCCCTCGTCCAATCCCCGGATCTGGAGAATCCGGATCTGGCGACTCCCACCCTGCTCAGCTCCCCCCTGGTTCCCCCGGTGCTCGGGGTGATCGTCATGATCGGGATTTTGGCCGCCGCCATTTCGACGATTGATTCGATTTTGCTCACCTTGTCGTCCCTGGTGGCCCGGGATGTCTATGGAAATCTCGGCAGGAAGGAAAGCTCCGCCCAACAGCTTCGGGTGGGGCGCTGGGTGATTCCGCTGATCGCCCTTCTGGCCTACGGTTTTGCCGAGCTGCAGTTGGATTTGATCGCCGTGCTGTCCGTCTCTTCTTCGGCGGGACTGTTGGTGATGGTGCCCGCCATTGTCGGCGCGTTTTTCTGGAGAAGGGGAACGGCGGCCGGGGTTCTCTCCTCCGTCGTGGTCGGAGGACTGCTGGTGATCTTCCTGGAGCTGACGAGGATCAAGCCCCTGGGGCTCGCCTCCGGCATCTGGGGGCTTGCCGCATCCACGCTCCTGTTTGTCGTCGTCAGTCTCGTCACGGAGGCGCCTGCAGCGAAGGCGGAGCGCTTTGTCGGCGACATCCGCCGGTGGATCCGCGAGAAGGGGGCGTTTTGA
- a CDS encoding TetR/AcrR family transcriptional regulator, which translates to MRKKLDRRKKYTRKVLKESLIALLADDKPISAVTVKEICERADINRSTFYMHFSDPYDLLDHIESEIIEDMVAHLSHYRFTIEEESLKMTQKLLEYIAENRFLFQTLLVKNKDPAFEKRLMEVARRFMMSTVYHMNEADSRYLSTFVVSGAIHVIKDWLENDMDLPPEKMAALINRFANHGMSRLY; encoded by the coding sequence ATGCGCAAAAAGCTGGATCGGCGCAAAAAGTACACGCGCAAAGTGCTGAAGGAAAGCCTCATCGCCCTGCTCGCCGACGACAAGCCCATTTCCGCCGTCACCGTCAAGGAAATCTGCGAAAGGGCGGATATCAATCGCTCCACCTTTTACATGCATTTTTCGGACCCGTATGACCTGCTGGATCACATTGAATCGGAAATCATCGAAGACATGGTCGCCCATTTGAGCCATTACCGTTTCACCATCGAAGAAGAATCGCTGAAGATGACCCAGAAGCTCTTGGAATACATCGCGGAAAACCGATTCCTTTTCCAAACCCTCCTGGTCAAAAACAAGGACCCCGCCTTTGAAAAGCGGTTGATGGAGGTTGCGCGGCGCTTTATGATGAGCACCGTTTATCATATGAACGAGGCCGACTCGAGATATTTGAGCACCTTCGTGGTCAGCGGCGCCATCCATGTGATCAAGGATTGGCTCGAAAACGACATGGACCTGCCTCCCGAAAAAATGGCCGCCCTGATCAACCGCTTCGCCAACCACGGCATGTCCCGCCTGTATTGA